In a genomic window of Terriglobia bacterium:
- a CDS encoding DinB family protein — protein sequence MSAETQTLLESLLDSWDRNNTILVNLLRAVPEGGLDIRTTETGPTIAELFTHIHYVRLVFLSEDAPEFARDVPEQEWVAEHDRDRVAHMLNASAGAVRNAVRDRIDSARDMNLHYDHPILLLQHMIWHEGYHHGQIKLALKLAGRPITDDEAGPITWDIWMNKKLE from the coding sequence ATGTCGGCCGAAACACAAACACTCCTCGAATCCCTGCTCGACTCCTGGGACCGAAACAACACCATCCTCGTCAACCTGCTCCGAGCCGTTCCCGAGGGCGGCCTCGACATCCGCACCACGGAAACCGGCCCGACCATCGCTGAACTCTTTACTCACATCCACTACGTTCGCCTCGTCTTCCTCTCCGAGGACGCACCGGAGTTCGCCCGCGACGTGCCGGAGCAAGAGTGGGTCGCCGAACACGACCGCGACCGAGTCGCCCACATGCTGAACGCGAGCGCCGGCGCCGTGCGCAATGCCGTAAGAGACCGCATCGACTCGGCTCGCGACATGAACCTCCACTACGACCACCCCATCCTGCTCCTCCAGCACATGATCTGGCATGAGGGCTACCATCACGGCCAAATAAAACTCGCCCTCAAACTCGCAGGCCGCCCAATCACCGACGACGAAGCCGGTCCCATCACCTGGGACATCTGGATGAATAAGAAATTGGAGTAA